The Dendropsophus ebraccatus isolate aDenEbr1 chromosome 10, aDenEbr1.pat, whole genome shotgun sequence genome has a segment encoding these proteins:
- the LOC138766567 gene encoding olfactory receptor 8D1-like produces MGMVACYEGLLKEKLNVQNHDDKPCAYLHSHFLADTMHAMYENLQNQTPKDHFIIVGLSSDPNLKAPSFLLVLLIYVLTFSGNLTILLLVCLDYHLHTPMYFFLANLSIVDMSSTFITLHRTLVNFLIGDNTIHFVACMIQMYIFAGLTCSELLILMVMSYDRQMAVCNSLRYHAVMNHRVCLTLVIMCWLIGFIQVLPIVVVLSSITCYWSNVVNHFFCDPLSLKKLLCGYTYYLELSIYINGVFDATCPFLLTFLPYVFIIATILRIRSSIARRKAFYTCSSHLTVVILLYTTLVFQYLRPHSTINLNSNKLFSLFNTAGVPMLNPVIYSLKNKDVKAALKRRLK; encoded by the exons ATGGGCATGGTGGCA TGCTATGAAGGACTATTGAAAGAAAAATTGAATGTCCAGAACCATGATGACAAGCCATGTGCTTATTTACACTCCCATTTTCTTGCGGATACT aTGCATGCCATGTATGAGAATCTCCAGAATCAAACACCTAAAGACCATTTCATTATTGTTGGATTGTCATCTGACCCCAACCTGAAGGCTCCAAGTTTTCTTCTGGTTTTGCTCATTTATGTTCTTACATTTAGCGGCAACCTCACCATTCTTCTTCTGGTCTGTCTGGATTACCATCTCCATACACCCATGTACTTCTTTCTGGCCAACCTGTCCATAGTTGACATGTCCTCAACCTTCATTACGCTTCACAGGACTCTGGTTAACTTTTTAATCGGGGATAACACTATACACTTTGTGGCCTGCATGATACAGATGTATATTTTTGCAGGCCTAACATGCAGTGAACTTCTCATTCTGATGGTAATGAGTTACGACCGGCAAATGGCGGTCTGCAATTCTTTACGCTACCATGCAGTCATGAACCATAGGGTTTGCTTGACATTGGTTATCATGTGTTGGCTCATTGGGTTTATACAGGTTCTTCCAATTGTTGTTGTGCTTTCGAGTATTACATGCTATTGGTCCAATGTGGTAAACCACTTCTTCTGTGACCCTCTATCCCTCAAAAAGCTCCTCTGTGGTTATACTTACTACCTAGAGCTTTCCATTTATATAAATGGAGTGTTTGATGCGACGTGTCCTTTCCTCCTAACATTCCTTCCTTACGTTTTTATTATTGCCACCATACTGAGGATCCGTTCCAGCATCGCAAGACGTAAGGCATTCTACACGTGCTCCTCACACCTCACGGTGGTCATCCTCCtctacaccactcttgtctttcaGTATTTAAGACCACACTCAACGATCAATTTAAATTCTAATAAGCTTTTCTCATTGTTCAACACGGCCGGGGTCCCAATGCTGAACCCCGTGATATACAGCTTAAAAAATAAGGATGTGAAAGCTGCTCTAAAGCGGAGGCTCAAATGA
- the LOC138766565 gene encoding olfactory receptor 2AP1-like, giving the protein MKSPNLTTLQYFIIKGISDVPKFQVPIFLLVFLIYLTTLGGNMTILILVWKNNHLHTPMYFFLANLSILDMSSSTITLHRTLTNFIMGDKSISVCSCLMQMYFFSSLTSDELLILTAMSYDRYVAICNPLRYHAVMNHRVCAVLAMACWVWGFLQVSPLVVSLSQYTCYRSNEINHFFCDMMPLVKLQCGDVSFSECFIFVNGVLLATFPFLLTFVPYLFIIKSVLKIQSSVGRRKAFYTCSSHITVIVLLYGTLVCQYLRPNSMDDLDSNKLFSLFNTAAVPMLNPLIYSLKNKDVKLALKRIST; this is encoded by the coding sequence ATGAAGTCTCCAAACCTCACCACATTGCAATATTTCATCATTAAGGGGATCTCCGATGTTCCCAAGTTTCAGGTACCTATTTTTCTTCTGGTCTTTCTCATTTACCTCACCACACTTGGTGGGAATATGACCATTCTGATATTGGTTTGGAAAAACAATCATCTACACActcccatgtacttcttccttGCCAATCTCTCCATCCTGGACATGTCTTCATCCACCATCACGTTACATAGGACCCTCACCAACTTCATAATGGGTGATAAATCTATATCGGTCTGTTCCTGCCTGATGCAGATGTATTTCTTCTCTTCCCTCACCAGTGATGAGTTACTGATCCTGACCGCCATGAGTTATGATCGCTATGTGGCCATCTGTAACCCCTTACGTTATCATGCGGTCATGAACCACAGAGTTTGTGCTGTCTTGGCTATGGCTTGTTGGGTCTGGGGTTTTCTTCAGGTTAGTCCCCTGGTTGTTTCTCTCTCTCAATACACATGTTATAGATCCAATGAGATCAATCACTTCTTCTGTGACATGATGCCCCTGGTGAAGCTCCAGTGTGGTGACGTCTCCTTTTCGGAATGTTTTATTTTTGTGAATGGGGTTCTACTTGCAACATTTCCCTTTCTTCTCACTTTTGTTCCATATCTGTTCATAATAAAATCAGTATTAAAAATTCAATCCAGCGTTGGCCGACGTAAAGCCTTCTATACGTGTTCTTCTCACATTACAGTCATCGTCCTTCTCTATGGTACTCTTGTGTGTCAATATCTCAGACCTAACTCTATGGATGACTTGGATTCCAACAAGCTCTTCTCTTTATTCAACACGGCTGCTGTCCCCATGCTGAACCCATTGATttatagtttaaaaaataaaGATGTTAAGTTGGCTTTGAAGCGGATTTCTACCTGA
- the LOC138766566 gene encoding olfactory receptor 5G9-like, whose amino-acid sequence MCACVSVSVCLCMLVASQMIVHSGWIRDPLRHCRPRTAKTWSQSGVFEHDVEPMKSPNLTTLQYFIIKGISDVPKFQVPIFLLVFLIYLTTLGGNMTILILVWKNNHLHTPMYFFLANLSILDMSSSTITLHRTLTNFIMGDKSISVCSCLIQMYFFSSLTSDELLILTAMSYDRYVAICNPLHYHAVMNHRVCAVLAMACWVWGFLQVTPVVISLFQYKCYRSNVINHFFCDVMPLVKLLCGDISFLELFVFILGVLLATFPFFLTFVPYLFIITSVLKIRSSAGRHKAFYTCSSHITVIVLLYGTLVCQYLRPNSNLDSNKLFSLFNTAAVPMLNPLIYSLKNKDVKFALKRIFTRLPFTHT is encoded by the exons atgtgtgcatgtgtgtcagtaagtgtgtgtttgtgtatgttagtggcgtctcaaatgattgtgcatagtggatggataagGGACCCGTTGAGACACTGTCGCCCAAGgaccgcaaaaacctggagccagtcCGGAGT ATTTGAGCACGACGTAGAACCAATGAAGTCTCCAAACCTCACCACACTGCAATATTTCATCATTAAGGGGATCTCCGATGTTCCCAAGTTTCAGGTACCCATTTTCCTTCTGGTCTTTCTCATTTACCTCACCACACTTGGTGGGAATATGACCATCCTGATATTGGTTTGGAAAAACAATCATCTGCACActcccatgtacttcttccttGCCAATCTCTCCATCCTGGACATGTCTTCATCCACCATCACGTTACATAGGACCCTCACCAACTTCATAATGGGTGATAAATCTATATCGGTCTGTTCCTGCCTGATCCAGATGTATTTCTTCTCTTCCCTCACCAGTGATGAGTTACTGATCCTGACCGCCATGAGTTATGATCGCTATGTGGCCATCTGTAACCCCTTACATTATCATGCGGTCATGAACCACAGAGTTTGTGCTGTCTTGGCTATGGCTTGTTGGGTCTGGGGGTTTCTTCAGGTTACTCCTGTAGTTATTTCTCTTTTCCAGTACAAATGTTATAGATCCAATGTGATCAATCACTTCTTCTGTGATGTGATGCCCTTGGTAAAGCTTCTGTGTGGTGACATATCATTTTTGGAACTTTTTGTTTTTATCCTTGGGGTTCTACTTGCaacatttcctttttttctcaCTTTTGTTCCTTATCTGTTCATAATAACTTCAGTATTGAAAATCCGATCCAGCGCTGGACGACATAAAGCCTTCTATACGTGTTCTTCTCACATTACGGTCATCGTCCTACTCTATGGTACTCTTGTGTGTCAATATCTCAGACCTAACTCTAACTTGGATTCTAACAAGCTCTTCTCTTTATTCAACACGGCTGCAGTCCCCATGCTGAACCCATTGATttatagtttaaaaaataaaGATGTTAAGTTTGCTTTGAAGCGGATTTTTACTCGACTACCATTTACCCATACCTGA
- the LOC138766569 gene encoding olfactory receptor 5V1-like, giving the protein MSSSNQTLVMYFILSGISNVPELQLVVFLLVVLAYLLTLGGNMTIFLLVCLDRHLHTPMYFFLCNLAILDMSSTTVTMHRVFFSFLTQDNTISFSACMAQMYIFASLTTNELLLLTIMSYDRYMAICHPLRYHSVMCLKFCSKLTATCWAIGFVQVLPLVVMLANITCFSTIEINHFFCDIMPLIRLPCENVSTLELYNFVNGLLLAVLPFFLTFIPYIFIVSAILKISSSTGRRKTFYTCSSHLTVIILLYTSLVCQYLQPDSTAGNGYNKLFSLFNTAAVPLLNPLIYSLKNKDVKQALRRRRKLIS; this is encoded by the coding sequence ATGAGTTCCTCTAACCAGACATTGGTGATGTACTTCATTCTATCTGGGATCTCCAATGTGCCAGAGCTGCAGCTTGTAGTATTTCTTCTGGTTGTCCTGGCGTATCTCCTCACTCTCGGTGGTAACATGACCATATTTCTCCTGGTTTGTCTAGACCGTCACCTCCACACCCCCATGTACTTTTTCCTCTGCAATTTGGCCATCCTGGACATGTCCTCCACCACTGTCACCATGCACAGGGTGTTCTTCAGCTTCCTTACACAAGATAACACAATATCCTTCTCTGCTTGCATGGCCCAGATGTACATTTTTGCATCATTAACTACCAATGAGCTGCTTCTCTTGACCATCATGAGTTATGACCGGTATATGGCCATTTGCCACCCTTTGCGCTATCACAGTGTGATGTGTCTAAAGTTCTGCAGTAAGTTGACTGCCACTTGTTGGGCCATTGGGTTTGTACAGGTATTGCCCCTTGTTGTCATGCTCGCAAACATCACTTGTTTTAGCACCATTGAGATCAACCACTTCTTCTGCGATATCATGCCTCTTATAAGACTTCCTTGTGAGAACGTCTCCACTTTAGAACTGTACAATTTCGTCAATGGACTACTCCTGGCCGTATTACCATTCTTCCTCACTTTTATTCCTTATATATTTATAGTTAGCGCCATTCTGAAGATTAGTTCTTCTACCGGGAGACGGAAAACTTTTTACACTTGCTCCTCGCACCTCACAGTCATTATCCTTCTATATACTTCTCTGGTCTGCCAGTATCTCCAACCCGATTCAACAGCTGGCAATGGCTACAATAAACTTTTCTCTCTGTTTAATACCGCAGCCGTCCCTTTGCTGAACCCCTTAATTTACAGCTTGAAAAATAAAGATGTGAAACAAGCTCTAAGGAGGAGAAGGAAATTAATTTCTTGA